A window of the Rhinoraja longicauda isolate Sanriku21f chromosome 42, sRhiLon1.1, whole genome shotgun sequence genome harbors these coding sequences:
- the LOC144611985 gene encoding GTP-binding protein Rheb-like, whose protein sequence is MAPPEKSRKIAVLGYRSVGKSSLAVQFVDGRFVDCYDPTIENTFTKTMNFDGQEFYLQLVDTAGQDEYSIISLSHTVNIHGYILVYSVTSMKSFEMIKIIRTKLLDKVGKIHRPSSPHYAPPFEPPCFCQMCRIPTVLVANKKDLTKQRVVKIEEGKKLAHSWGAAFLESSAKQNDTTVQIFKMIIQEIEKPAGYVQDRKCEMM, encoded by the exons ATGGCTCCGCCGGAGAAGTCGCGGAAGATTGCGGTGCTTGGGTACAGATCAGTCG GAAAGTCGTCTCTGGCAGTCCAATTTGTGGATGGACGTTTCGTGGATTGCTATGACCCTACAATTGAGAATA CATTTACTAAAACCATGAACTTCGATGGGCAAGAGTTCTACCTGCAGCTAGTAGATACTGCTGGGCAG GATGAGTATTCCATTATCAGCCTCTCCCACACAGTGAACATTCATGGGTATATTTTGGTTTACTCTGTAACATCAATGAAGAG TTTTGAAATGATTAAGATAATTCGCACTAAACTACTGGACAAGGTGGGAAAAATCCA CCGACCGTCATCTCCACATTATGCTCCACCTTTTGAGCCTCCATGTTTTTGCCAAATGTGCAG AATACCAACAGTGCTGGTTGCAAATAAGAAAGACCTTACTAAACAAAG AGTGGTGAAAATTGAAGAAGGGAAGAAACTCGCACATTCTTGGGGGGCTGCATTCTTGGAATCGTCGGCAAAACAGAATGAT ACCACAGTGCAAATATTCAAAATGATCATCCAGGAAATTGAAAAACCAGCTGGGTACGTCCAGGACAGGAAATGTGAAATGATGTAG